Proteins from one Deinococcus actinosclerus genomic window:
- a CDS encoding MerR family transcriptional regulator, which produces MSAPAPLSIQEAAARLGVSPHTLRYYDREGLLDVPRASGGERRYSERELTLLRFLLHLRGTGMGMAGLRAYMALVREGEHTAPERRALLVRHEQEVEARLLDLQADLSAIRAKIARYDAHLGCDGAPARPVLDGPVLAAQRAAPPEVNA; this is translated from the coding sequence ATGTCCGCCCCAGCTCCACTCAGCATCCAGGAGGCCGCCGCGCGGCTGGGCGTCAGCCCGCACACCCTGCGCTACTACGACCGCGAGGGCCTGCTGGACGTTCCGCGCGCCTCGGGGGGCGAGCGCCGCTACAGCGAACGCGAACTGACCCTGCTGCGCTTCCTGCTGCACCTGCGCGGCACCGGCATGGGCATGGCGGGCCTGCGCGCCTACATGGCCCTGGTGCGCGAGGGCGAGCACACCGCCCCTGAACGCCGCGCGCTGCTTGTCAGGCACGAACAGGAGGTCGAGGCCCGACTGCTCGACCTTCAGGCGGACCTCAGCGCCATCCGCGCCAAGATCGCCCGCTACGACGCGCACCTGGGCTGCGACGGCGCGCCCGCACGACCCGTGCTGGACGGCCCCGTCCTGGCCGCGCAGCGGGCCGCCCCGCCGGAGGTCAACGCTTGA